A stretch of DNA from Spirosoma endbachense:
CTCCGATGCGGTCCGACCTTTTCACATCAACGTTCCCGAAGTTGAACTGGGTGAACTCCGCCGACGCGTGTTGGCCACTCGATGGCCCGAGCGGGAAACAGTTACGGATCAATCTCAGGGTGTAAAACTGGATAAGATTCAGGCACTTGTTCATTACTGGGGAACCGGCTATAACTGGCGTAAGGCAGAAAAGAAATTAAATGCGCTGCCTCAATTCGTTACAACGATTGACGGACTCGACATTCAGTTTGTGCATGTCCGCTCTAAACATCCCAACGCACTACCCCTCATTATGACTCATGGCTGGCCAGGTTCCATATTCGAGCTTATCAAAGTAATTGGTCCGCTCACCGACCCCACCGCATACGGTGGCCGTGCAGAGGACGCATTTGATTTGGTTCTGCCCTCCATGCCGGGTTATGGATTTTCGGAAAAACCGAAGGGTACTGGCTGGGATGCAGATCGCATTGCAAAAGCCTGGGCTGTACTGATGAAACGATTGGGCTATAAGCACTATGTGTCTCAGGGTGGTGATTGGGGTTCGGTGGTTGCCGATAAGATGGCGCATCAGAAGCCAGCCGGATTGCTGGGTATCCACGTCAATATGCCAGCCACCGTGCCAGCAGACGTAGCAAAAGCCCTCAACGATGGCGATCCGGCTCCTGCCGGATTGTCTGATAAAGAGAAAGCCGCATTCAAGTCTCTCAATTATTTATACACAAAAGGCAGTGGGTACGCTGCCATGATGGTGACCCGACCGCAAACTCTGGGCTATGGACTAACGGATTCACCGGCAGGTCTCGCAGCTTTTTTCTATGATAAGTTCAATGAGTGGACGTATAGCGGTGGAGATGCTGATAAAGCATTTACAAAAGATGAGATGCTCGATGATATTACACTCTACTGGCTGACCAATACGGCTGTCTCTTCCGCCCAGCTTTACTGGGAAAATAACGCCAACAACTTCAACGCCGTGGATATTTCGATTCCTGCTGCTATAACAGTCTTTCCCGGAGAAATCTACCAGGCGCCACGAAGCTGGGCCGAGCGTAGTTATCACAAACTCATCTATTTCAATGAGGTCGATAAAGGTGGTCACTTTGCTGCCTGGGAACAACCGGAGCTCTTTTCGGCCGAACTCCGGGCTGCGTTTAAATCATTGCGTGGCGTAACGAATTAGTACATGAAGCAGCCGCTTACGCTACCTGATGTCGGCAGCAAAAACGAATTATAAAACGCAAAAATCATGAACAGGCTATTACTTGGGCTTTACTTGTCGGTCACATTCATTCTGAGCACTAGGACGCAGGCACAGGTGAAAAACATTGTACTGGTTCACGGGGCCTTTGCCGACGGATCCGGCTATCAAAAGTTGTATACTATTTTAAACGGTCATGGCTATAAGGTCAGTATCGTTGGTAATCCGAATACGGGGGTGGAAGATGATCTGGCCGCCACCAAAAGGATATTGGATCGACAGGAAGGGCCTGTCATTCTGGTTGGGCATTCGTATGGTGGAGCGATCATTACGCTGGCCGGGAATTCGCCAAATGTTGTCGGTCTAGTCTACATAGCCGCATTTTCCCCTGATGAAGGAGAATCGCTCGGACAATTACTAAGTACTTATCCAGCTGATCCTAAGTCCGGAATACTTCCTCCGGTAGATGGGTTTGTCTGGTATGATCAGGCGAAATTCCATGCTGGTTTTTGCGCTGATCTGCCAAATGAAGTAGCTGAATACATGTATGCTTCTCAGGTTCCAGTGGCCGTATCTGCCTTTACGCATGTATTCAAGAATGTCGCCTGGAAAACGAAGCCAACCTGGCACATTGTTGCCACAGAAGATCATTCTATACCACCAGATCTAGAGCGGTTCATGGGCAAACGAACAGGTGGTACCGTTTCGGAGATCAAAGGAAACCACGTAATCTTTATTTCACAACCAAAAGCGGTTGCTGCAATCATAGAAACGGCGGCTAAGCATTCCTTGCTGAAATAAATCATAGAACACAGAATCTAACCTGCCCTTACCCATTGGACAGACTAGATTTCAAACAGAGAAACAGGTTATGTTTGACAATCTCAACTATGATCGCCGTCGTTTTTTAGGCACGGCGGCCATGACCCTGGCAGCCACCCAGTTTGGTATGACGAATGTCGGTGGGCAAGAGCTGACACCCAAAGCGGTTCAGTTACCCACCGAACGAGCATTAGTATCTATTCGGAACGCAACCACCTGGCTTAATTCAACACCGCTGACGGCTGCCGACATACGAGGGAAAGTTGTCCTGATTGACTTCTGGACCTACACCTGCATCAATTGGTTACGTACCCTTCCCTATGTTAGAGCATGGGCTAATAAATACAAAGATCAGGGGTTGGTGGTGATCGGGGTACACACACCAGAGTTCGCTTTTGAGAAAAACGTTGAGAATGTGAGAAGAGCTGCCAAAGACATGCGGGTTGATTATCCGATTGCGGTAGACAATGGCTATATGATCTGGAATGCGTTCGAGAACCGGTATTGGCCAGCTCTTTACTTCATTGATGGGCAAGGGCAAATCCGGGATCATCAATTCGGAGAGGGGGACTATGAACGGGCAGAACGCATCATTCAGCAGTTGCTAAAGGAAGCTGGAACAGGCGGTACTCAACAGGAGTTGACTGCCATCGAAGCAAGCGGGGCAGAAGTGGCTGCCGATTGGGGTAGCTTAAAGTCGCCGGAAAACTACCTTGGTTATGACCGTACGGAGAACTTTGCGTCTCCCGGTGGCGCCGTTTTGGATAAGCGACACGTTTATGAATTGCCCAAAAAGCTGAAGCTTAATCAGTGGGCACTTTCGGGTGATTGGACGGTAGAAAAACAGGCGATTACGCTCAACAAGGCACAGGGGCGAATCGCGAATCGTTTTCACGCCCGCGATCTTCATCTCGTCATAGGGCCTTCTGCATCAGATAAGCCGGTGCGATTTCGTGTACTCATTGATGGACTGCCACCCGTTGCTGCGCACGGTGTTGACGTTGATAATCAAGGGTATGGCATGGTCACTGAACAGCGGCTGTATCAATTGATCCGGCAGCCAAAACCCATCGCTGACCGGCAATTCGAGATTGAATTTTTAGACTCAGGTGTGGACGCTTTTGCATTCACATTCGGCTGATTCGATCGACTCACAGTGAATGGAAACTTAGGCGGCCGACGACACATCGTATGCTCAGCGTTTTTGGGTAAACGTATGCCCCGGATTATAAAAAGTGCTGGCCACAACCTACCCAGGGAAGGTCCTGAAGACCTTGTATAAGCCGTAATCAATCCCGATGGTTTCAGTCAATAACCTGCGTACTCGTTAGGTGATGGGTAGGTCAATTATCTAAACGAGTACAACTAAACCGAGTCATGAAACAAAAAATTGCTTTCGCTCTTATCATGGGATTCATTACTACAGGCTCCATCTCGTTTACGCTGGTTAGCCTGAATATTGGATTTACTAAAGCATTTCTGGGAAACTGGTTTCGGTCCTGGCTGATTGCCTACGTAGTCGTCGTTCCGGTTATAGTGCTGTTTGGCTCCTGGGTACAGGCACTAATCGCTTATTTATTTAAAGAAAAACCATTGGTTCCCCGTGAGGATTAAGTGCCTCCCAAAAGAGATTGCTTGCCTTAATGAACATGGATACGAAGCATTAGTGAAACAATGTCCACAAGGGTATAATCTTGTTCCCCAAATTTAATAGCGGCTCATGTAGGCGTATATCACGAAACGCTGAGTCGCCTTTATCACGCCTGAAATGTGATGTAAGTCACAATTAATCAGCTTTCTTCTGAAAGTGATGTAGATCACGTAATCCACCCGATTGCGCGAAACAACTTTGCATTGTTCTTTTAAACTATAAAAAAAATGGATATTCAACAGTTCAATATCAATGGCGCCCAAAGCACGATTGACTGGGTCGGCCGTAAAGTAACCGGTGCGCATAATGGCACAATTGCGATCAAGGAAGGAGCATTACTTTTTCGTGATGACGAGCTTACCGGCGGGAGATTTGTCATTGACACCCGGTCTATCAAAATCCTCGACGTTACCGATCCGGCCACGAATGCACAGTTTGCCGGCCACCTGGCTTCCGATGACTTTTTTAGTTCAGAGCAGTACCCAGAAGCCACCTTTGAAATCAGCCAGGTTGAACCCCGCGAAAACGGTTCCTATCACGTTGAGGGCAAACTGACAATTAAAGGAATTACGCATCCCTCCAATTTTGATGCACTAGTGAATCGGTCGGGTAATTCGGCTACTGCTACAGGTAAAATCACCATAGACCGGACGAAGTACGGCATAAAGTTCCGCTCCTCCAGATTCTTCCAAAACCTGGGCGATAACCTGATCTATAACAATTTTGATCTGAATATCAGATTGACTGCCGAAGCGATAACCCAGCTAGCTCACGCCTAATTAGTCCGGCCATGCCATACGTAAAAATTGAAGTGACTCGCGAAGGTGTTACCCGCCAACAGAAACAGGAACTGATCAAAGGGGTAACAGATCTGATTACTACTGTGCTCAATAAAGATCCCCAGCTGACGCACGTGGTTATCCAGGAAGTTGATCTGGACGATTGGGGGTATGCTGGTGAACAAACATCGGTTTTGAGAGAGCAGGGAATTACTGCCGACAGGCATTAACCGGGTTCGGACATGAGAACGCAAACTGTAATCGTTACCGGTGCATCATCCGGTATCGGCAAAGAAGTTGCCCGCTACTTTCTCGAAAAAGGCGACAATGTAGTGATCAACTCGGCAACGGCGTCAAAATTGGAAGAGACGTTTCGCGAGCTTGGTGGAGGACCTAATCTTGCCTGGGTAGTTGGAAATGTTAGCGATAAAGCAACGGGAGAGCTTCTGGTTAAAACGGCTGTTGAGCGATTCGGCTCTGCTGATATTCTGATCAACAATGCCGGCATCTACGAAACCAAGCCATTTCTGGAAGTAGACGAGCCCTATCTAGATCGTTTTTTGAGCACCAACTTTAAAGGTACGTTTTTCACGACGCAGGCAGTGATTCCGCAAATGTTGAAACAGCATGACGGGGTTGTGATTAACATTGGTACACCGCTGGTCGAGCATGCTTTAGACGGTGCTCCATCCACGGCGCCTATTTCAAGCAAGGGCGCTATCCATGCGCTGACGGTACAGTTGGCCGCTGAATTTGGCAGAGATAATATTCGCATCAATACCATTGCCCCCGGTCAGATTCGTACGCCTATGCATGGTGAAGACGCGGATAATGGAGCTGGCCTGCATCTGCTGAACCGGATTGGTGAAGCAGAAGAAGTAGCGCATATGGTGTACGCGATTGCCAAAAATAAGTTCGTCACAGGTGCCATCATCAATGTGGACGGTGGTATGGCCGCTGGCCATCATCTAAACTGATTGAAAACTAGTTTGTATCCGCTTTAGCGCCCGGAACTTCTCCGGGTGCTAAAGTATAAATAGATATACCGATGAAAACGAATGAGAATGAAAGGGGGGCAATCGAACAAGCGCTGAAAAGGTATTATTTCCAGGGGATTTACGAGGGCAATGTTGACTTACTGAATAAAGTATTTTTTCCAGGTGCATTTGTCTTTGGCGATGTAAAAGGGAAGCCTTACGCCAAAACCCTGGCTGAGTACCTTGATGGAGTAGCCCACCGAACCAGCCCCAAAGATTCAGGGCAGCCCTATGAAACGGAGATTATCGAGATTGATGTCATTAATTCAATCGCCGTGGCCAAAGTGCGGGTGACAATGTATGAGTTCAATTATTATGACTTTCTGGCTTTTCATCAGCTAGATGGGCAATGGGTGATTGTCAATAAACTGCTTACCCACGTCGAACGGTAACGTTGATGATTGCTGATCATCAACCTTCTAAAGTCATCTGGTAACAGACCAAAGCAACTAAACTGAGTGGTAAACCGCATCCGATTTTGCAGGAGCCATAAGGTGGGAGTGTATCGTCGGTCAGACGAATGACCACAGTGCGAGGCATAGGCATAGCTCTGCATGTTGCCCAACAGTTACGAAATATAACAGCATCGGTTTGTAACGTATAGTATTGTCCGTTCGCTATGAGAAACTGGCTTTTCCTTTTCTTCTTACTGGAGGCACAACTGGTCGTTGGTCAGTTAGATAGTCTTTCTGGCATACATCGATTCGGACAAAAACGCTCGGTCGTTCTCATTGGCGACGCGGGCGAAAAGGGAGGTGACCGTGTATTAAGTGGACTGCATCTCCAGCTTAAGCAGGCAGGTAGAGAAGGCATTGCTAACTTTTTGGGGGACAACATATACCTACGTGGTTTACGGCTGCCTGATCTGGCGCAGCCGATACGAAGTGGCCGACCCGATTCAGTTCAGGTGCAGAATCACCGATACATTGAACTCTATCGCAACCACACCGATATGTCTTACCTATCGCCCAAAGGGGAACTGGGCGCGCCGGTTAAGTACATGCTTAACAGCGAGTTGGTCGCTAATTTTTTTCTGCTTGCCAGCCGTAATTCCCGATTGGCGGTTGCTATTACGCCCCGATTTACGGTTCGGATTCGGGATGGCGCTTCATCGCCGGTGGGTACGCCCAGTTACCGGATCGGAGCGAGAGCTTTTTATCGGATGACATCAAGCACGGTGCACTTTAAGTACCTGGAAGGACAATTCTACCACCACTCCAATGGGCAAAGTGGCGATGTGTTCAACTCGGATGGAAGCTACAATACGGAAACCGGCGATTTTGCCACCAACTACATACAGGGGGACTATCATTGGGGTACTTATCACCGCAACCACTTCGGAACCTACTATGGACTGGGCGTCCGCTGGCATGCGCCCATTTTTAATCATTCGGAAGGCTTAGCCGGTCATTACGGGTTTACGCGGCTGCAAGGCCATGCCCTTTACCGGCGGTTCCGGCGAAGTTCATCAGTCGTGACAGCCCTTCATAAATCATCGCTCACGGCGGAATGGATTCGGATTAGTTTGAAGGCGTCTTATGCAGTTAATCGGTTAGACAACTTTGGTCTTGCCAGTGTCCGCAAACGACTGAACACCGAACTCAGTGTGTATTATATTCCGCCATTTGGTCGGGAAACGGGCCTGTTTGCTACCGTTGGTTACTACGGCGAAGATCCGTATAACATTTATTTCAATAACCGCTACGCTTTTGTCCGATTGGGTATTGCCGTAGGATTCACACGCTATGATGAAGATGTACGCAAATAAGGTAAACTCAATAGTGAGCGACAAAAGTATTGGTAGCCTGATAACTCAAGTGCATTTGGGTGCAGTCCCAACGTACCTATTCGACATCAGTTGTTGACGCTCTGTTCACTATCCAACTCGTTTTCATCATGTCGACCACACCAGAGAGTTACCGGGTTGAATTCGCCCAACAGAAAAGCGTATTGGTCCGGGCAAATCAAACACTGCTGGAGGCTGCTTTAACGACTGGTATCCCGATGTTACACCTGTGTCAGGGAAATGCGCGATGTTCTACCTGTAGGCTACTGGTTCATGCGGGTGCCGATGTACTCAGCACGCCA
This window harbors:
- a CDS encoding DUF2798 domain-containing protein, with the translated sequence MKQKIAFALIMGFITTGSISFTLVSLNIGFTKAFLGNWFRSWLIAYVVVVPVIVLFGSWVQALIAYLFKEKPLVPRED
- a CDS encoding tautomerase family protein; the protein is MPYVKIEVTREGVTRQQKQELIKGVTDLITTVLNKDPQLTHVVIQEVDLDDWGYAGEQTSVLREQGITADRH
- a CDS encoding nuclear transport factor 2 family protein encodes the protein MKTNENERGAIEQALKRYYFQGIYEGNVDLLNKVFFPGAFVFGDVKGKPYAKTLAEYLDGVAHRTSPKDSGQPYETEIIEIDVINSIAVAKVRVTMYEFNYYDFLAFHQLDGQWVIVNKLLTHVER
- a CDS encoding redoxin domain-containing protein, which produces MFDNLNYDRRRFLGTAAMTLAATQFGMTNVGGQELTPKAVQLPTERALVSIRNATTWLNSTPLTAADIRGKVVLIDFWTYTCINWLRTLPYVRAWANKYKDQGLVVIGVHTPEFAFEKNVENVRRAAKDMRVDYPIAVDNGYMIWNAFENRYWPALYFIDGQGQIRDHQFGEGDYERAERIIQQLLKEAGTGGTQQELTAIEASGAEVAADWGSLKSPENYLGYDRTENFASPGGAVLDKRHVYELPKKLKLNQWALSGDWTVEKQAITLNKAQGRIANRFHARDLHLVIGPSASDKPVRFRVLIDGLPPVAAHGVDVDNQGYGMVTEQRLYQLIRQPKPIADRQFEIEFLDSGVDAFAFTFG
- a CDS encoding epoxide hydrolase family protein codes for the protein MIKVLFAPLLAAAGGFGLAVQDTPGNAQIRQSVKDPVVSDAVRPFHINVPEVELGELRRRVLATRWPERETVTDQSQGVKLDKIQALVHYWGTGYNWRKAEKKLNALPQFVTTIDGLDIQFVHVRSKHPNALPLIMTHGWPGSIFELIKVIGPLTDPTAYGGRAEDAFDLVLPSMPGYGFSEKPKGTGWDADRIAKAWAVLMKRLGYKHYVSQGGDWGSVVADKMAHQKPAGLLGIHVNMPATVPADVAKALNDGDPAPAGLSDKEKAAFKSLNYLYTKGSGYAAMMVTRPQTLGYGLTDSPAGLAAFFYDKFNEWTYSGGDADKAFTKDEMLDDITLYWLTNTAVSSAQLYWENNANNFNAVDISIPAAITVFPGEIYQAPRSWAERSYHKLIYFNEVDKGGHFAAWEQPELFSAELRAAFKSLRGVTN
- a CDS encoding SDR family NAD(P)-dependent oxidoreductase, which produces MRTQTVIVTGASSGIGKEVARYFLEKGDNVVINSATASKLEETFRELGGGPNLAWVVGNVSDKATGELLVKTAVERFGSADILINNAGIYETKPFLEVDEPYLDRFLSTNFKGTFFTTQAVIPQMLKQHDGVVINIGTPLVEHALDGAPSTAPISSKGAIHALTVQLAAEFGRDNIRINTIAPGQIRTPMHGEDADNGAGLHLLNRIGEAEEVAHMVYAIAKNKFVTGAIINVDGGMAAGHHLN
- a CDS encoding alpha/beta hydrolase gives rise to the protein MNRLLLGLYLSVTFILSTRTQAQVKNIVLVHGAFADGSGYQKLYTILNGHGYKVSIVGNPNTGVEDDLAATKRILDRQEGPVILVGHSYGGAIITLAGNSPNVVGLVYIAAFSPDEGESLGQLLSTYPADPKSGILPPVDGFVWYDQAKFHAGFCADLPNEVAEYMYASQVPVAVSAFTHVFKNVAWKTKPTWHIVATEDHSIPPDLERFMGKRTGGTVSEIKGNHVIFISQPKAVAAIIETAAKHSLLK
- a CDS encoding YceI family protein, with protein sequence MDIQQFNINGAQSTIDWVGRKVTGAHNGTIAIKEGALLFRDDELTGGRFVIDTRSIKILDVTDPATNAQFAGHLASDDFFSSEQYPEATFEISQVEPRENGSYHVEGKLTIKGITHPSNFDALVNRSGNSATATGKITIDRTKYGIKFRSSRFFQNLGDNLIYNNFDLNIRLTAEAITQLAHA